The following proteins are co-located in the Pseudarthrobacter siccitolerans genome:
- a CDS encoding sigma 54-interacting transcriptional regulator encodes MTDRPEIFTVGELRAAGHVQKDLRHEIRDNLLAALAEGRDPWPGLFGFSRTVLPQLERALIAGHDVVLLGERGQGKTRLLRTLAGLLDEWSPVIEDSELNEHPYEPITEQSRARALTEGDRLRVAWRHRSERYVEKLATPDTSVADLIGDVDPMRVAEGRRLGDPETIHYGLVPRSNRGIIAINELPDLAERIQVSMLNVMEERDIQIRGYVLRLPLDVLVVASANPEDYTNRGRIITPLKDRFGAEIRTHYPIELEDEVAVVRQEGQLVADVPPVLLEILARYTRALRQSPAINQTSGVSARFAIAGAETVAAAALRRASVRGEGEAVARIVDLGTAVDVLSGKIEFESGEEGREQAVLDHLLRTATAEAVRAHYHGIDLGPLVAALDGHRTVTTGEHVTAQEFLENLPSLNGSGLYDEISGRLGATNQGQRAAAIELALEGLYLARRISKESDDEETIYG; translated from the coding sequence GTGACTGATCGACCCGAAATCTTCACTGTTGGTGAATTGCGTGCAGCCGGCCATGTCCAGAAAGACCTGCGTCACGAAATCCGGGACAACCTGCTCGCCGCGCTCGCCGAAGGCCGTGATCCGTGGCCCGGACTGTTCGGCTTCAGCCGCACCGTCCTTCCCCAGCTTGAGCGCGCCCTGATCGCGGGCCATGACGTGGTGCTGCTGGGTGAGCGGGGGCAGGGCAAGACGCGGCTCCTGCGCACGCTGGCCGGGCTGCTGGACGAGTGGTCGCCCGTGATCGAGGACTCGGAACTGAACGAGCACCCGTACGAGCCCATTACCGAGCAGTCGCGGGCCCGTGCGCTCACCGAAGGGGACAGGCTGCGGGTGGCGTGGCGGCACCGCTCCGAACGGTACGTCGAGAAGCTTGCGACGCCGGATACCTCAGTCGCGGACTTGATCGGCGACGTTGACCCGATGCGCGTGGCCGAGGGCCGCCGCCTGGGCGATCCGGAGACCATCCACTACGGCCTGGTCCCGCGTTCCAACCGCGGAATCATCGCCATCAATGAACTGCCGGACCTGGCCGAACGGATCCAGGTGTCGATGCTCAACGTGATGGAGGAGCGCGATATCCAGATCCGCGGCTACGTGCTCCGGCTGCCGCTGGACGTGCTCGTGGTCGCATCCGCCAACCCGGAGGACTACACCAACCGCGGCCGGATCATCACACCCTTGAAGGACCGCTTCGGCGCTGAGATCCGCACGCACTACCCCATCGAACTCGAGGACGAAGTGGCCGTCGTCCGGCAGGAGGGACAGCTGGTGGCCGACGTTCCGCCGGTCCTCCTCGAAATCCTGGCCCGCTACACCCGCGCACTCCGGCAGTCCCCGGCGATCAACCAGACCTCCGGCGTCTCGGCCCGCTTCGCCATCGCCGGAGCCGAAACAGTTGCGGCAGCTGCACTGCGCCGCGCCAGCGTCCGCGGGGAAGGCGAGGCAGTGGCGCGGATCGTGGACCTGGGCACCGCAGTGGACGTCCTCTCGGGAAAGATCGAATTCGAGTCCGGCGAGGAAGGCCGCGAACAGGCGGTCCTCGACCACCTCCTGCGGACGGCCACCGCAGAAGCGGTCCGCGCCCACTATCACGGCATCGACCTGGGCCCGCTGGTCGCCGCGCTGGACGGCCACCGGACAGTCACCACCGGGGAGCACGTCACCGCGCAGGAATTCCTCGAGAACCTGCCCTCCCTCAACGGGTCAGGACTTTACGACGAGATCAGTGGTCGCCTGGGCGCCACGAACCAGGGGCAGCGTGCCGCCGCCATCGAACTTGCCCTGGAAGGCTTGTACCTCGCCCGCCGGATCTCCAAGGAGTCCGACGACGAGGAAACCATCTACGGCTAG
- a CDS encoding short-chain fatty acid transporter has product MGNTVLTQSATEERGLARVAQKMAAWTEKWFPDAYIFALAGVVIIAVAALAIGASPQSIADSFGNGFWDLTAFTLQMAMVVLTGYVVATSPPVARLIKRLALIPSTARTAVSFVALMSMSVSFLNWGLSLIFGGLLARAIARRKDLTVDYRALGAAAFMGLGAVWALGLSSSAAQLQATAASLPPALLKITGILDFGTTIFTWQSLLTLVILMALTTVIAHFSAPRGGAIRTAEDLGVDLDDEPSEPAPRSRPGEWLEYSRILPILAGILTLGWLVSQYLTKPFLTVVSSLNGYLLVFLILGLVLHGTPRNFLQAVTKAVPATAGILVQFPLYAAMAAILTKATGNGGMTISSHLAQFFSDIGGNGAFAVVIALYTAVLGLLVPSGGGKWLVEAPYVMQSATDVQMNLGWTVQIYNIAEALPNLVNPFFMLPLLAVLRLRARDLVGFTFLQFVFHLPVVLLLVWLLGMTFNFVPPVMPPGQ; this is encoded by the coding sequence GTGGGAAACACAGTCCTGACGCAGAGCGCAACCGAAGAACGCGGGCTGGCCCGGGTCGCCCAGAAAATGGCGGCCTGGACCGAAAAATGGTTCCCGGATGCATACATCTTCGCCCTGGCCGGCGTGGTGATCATCGCTGTCGCGGCCCTGGCCATCGGCGCTTCACCACAGTCCATCGCCGATTCCTTCGGCAACGGCTTCTGGGACCTGACCGCTTTCACGCTGCAGATGGCCATGGTGGTTCTCACCGGTTACGTGGTGGCAACCTCCCCGCCGGTGGCCAGGCTCATCAAGCGGCTGGCCCTCATCCCGTCCACTGCCCGCACGGCGGTGAGCTTCGTGGCACTGATGTCCATGTCCGTGTCCTTCCTGAACTGGGGGCTCAGCCTCATCTTTGGCGGGCTGCTGGCCAGGGCGATCGCCCGGCGCAAAGACCTCACCGTGGACTACCGGGCCCTTGGCGCGGCCGCCTTTATGGGCCTCGGCGCCGTCTGGGCCCTGGGACTGTCCTCCTCGGCGGCGCAGTTGCAGGCCACGGCTGCCTCGCTGCCTCCGGCCCTGCTGAAGATCACCGGAATCCTCGACTTCGGGACAACGATCTTCACCTGGCAGTCCCTGCTCACCCTCGTCATCCTGATGGCCCTCACCACCGTGATCGCACATTTCTCGGCGCCCCGCGGCGGCGCCATCCGCACGGCCGAGGATCTCGGCGTCGACCTCGACGACGAACCCAGCGAACCGGCGCCCCGTTCCCGCCCGGGCGAGTGGCTCGAATACAGCCGGATCCTGCCCATCCTTGCCGGCATCCTGACCCTCGGCTGGCTGGTCTCCCAGTACCTGACCAAGCCGTTCCTGACCGTGGTCAGCAGCCTGAACGGTTACCTGCTCGTGTTCCTGATCCTGGGCCTGGTGCTGCACGGGACACCCCGGAACTTCCTGCAGGCCGTCACCAAGGCCGTTCCGGCAACCGCCGGGATCCTGGTCCAGTTCCCCTTGTACGCGGCCATGGCCGCGATCCTGACCAAGGCCACCGGCAATGGCGGCATGACCATCTCCTCCCACCTGGCCCAGTTCTTCTCCGACATCGGCGGCAATGGCGCATTCGCCGTCGTCATTGCGCTCTACACCGCCGTGCTGGGACTGCTGGTACCGTCCGGCGGCGGAAAATGGCTTGTGGAGGCGCCCTACGTGATGCAGTCCGCCACCGATGTGCAGATGAACCTCGGCTGGACCGTGCAGATCTACAACATCGCTGAGGCGCTGCCGAACCTGGTCAACCCGTTCTTTATGCTGCCGCTGCTGGCGGTGCTTCGGCTGCGGGCCCGCGACCTGGTGGGCTTCACGTTCCTGCAGTTTGTGTTCCACCTGCCGGTGGTGCTGCTGCTGGTCTGGCTCCTGGGGATGACGTTTAACTTCGTCCCGCCGGTGATGCCTCCCGGACAGTAG
- a CDS encoding RidA family protein: protein MSPIQRLRPEGLVVSPAFSHVAVVPPGATTIYVGGQNAVDADGSLVGPGDAAVQSARALENVKTALAAAGASLGDVVQWTVLFVDGADIAAGYRAIAGELASDEPALVTAALVAGLGVPGALVEISAVAAVLA from the coding sequence ATGTCACCCATACAGCGCCTCCGCCCCGAAGGGCTCGTTGTGAGCCCGGCCTTCAGTCATGTTGCTGTTGTGCCGCCGGGCGCCACCACCATCTATGTTGGCGGCCAAAATGCCGTCGACGCCGACGGATCCCTAGTGGGCCCAGGCGACGCCGCGGTGCAGTCAGCCCGCGCCCTCGAGAACGTGAAGACCGCGCTCGCTGCCGCCGGCGCAAGCCTCGGCGATGTGGTGCAGTGGACCGTGCTCTTCGTGGACGGCGCCGACATCGCAGCCGGATACCGCGCCATTGCAGGGGAACTCGCGTCCGACGAGCCGGCTTTGGTGACTGCTGCCCTTGTGGCCGGGCTGGGCGTACCCGGCGCGCTCGTGGAGATC
- a CDS encoding MBL fold metallo-hydrolase, which translates to MQSEAAHWQPASHVSEPAPGVFHVQGPASNWIVVRDLTGFMLIDSGYPSDRPLVLASIRHVGLEPADARAVLITHGHVDHTGSAAYFANTFGTAILCAPEELAHAQGREKHQVTFGQVIVRAWQPRVFRWLLHVIKAGALTAQPATQARSWDAETLRSLPGRPEAIPAPGHTPGNAVILLPEAGAIAVGDSFVTGHPLSRKSGPQMLHPMFHSDPAAALEATRRFDAVSASVILPGHGPALQMTLADALAALRNQD; encoded by the coding sequence ATGCAATCCGAAGCCGCCCACTGGCAACCCGCATCCCATGTTTCCGAACCGGCACCAGGCGTCTTTCACGTCCAGGGCCCGGCCTCGAACTGGATCGTGGTCCGCGACCTGACGGGCTTCATGCTCATCGACTCCGGCTACCCGTCCGACCGCCCCCTGGTCCTGGCGTCTATCCGCCACGTGGGGCTGGAGCCCGCTGACGCCCGGGCTGTGCTCATCACGCACGGCCATGTTGACCACACCGGGTCCGCGGCCTACTTCGCCAACACGTTCGGCACCGCCATCCTGTGCGCGCCCGAAGAGCTGGCCCACGCCCAGGGCAGGGAAAAGCACCAGGTCACCTTCGGCCAGGTCATCGTGCGCGCCTGGCAGCCCCGCGTCTTCCGCTGGTTGCTCCACGTCATCAAAGCCGGCGCACTGACGGCACAGCCCGCAACCCAGGCCCGGTCGTGGGATGCGGAGACGCTCCGCAGCCTGCCGGGCCGTCCCGAAGCCATCCCGGCACCGGGACACACGCCGGGGAATGCCGTGATCCTGCTCCCGGAAGCCGGCGCCATCGCCGTCGGGGATTCCTTTGTCACCGGCCATCCGCTCAGCCGGAAGAGCGGACCCCAGATGCTGCACCCCATGTTCCATTCGGATCCGGCCGCGGCCCTGGAGGCAACGCGCCGGTTCGACGCCGTCTCCGCGTCCGTGATCCTTCCCGGCCACGGCCCGGCACTGCAGATGACCCTGGCAGACGCCTTGGCGGCCCTGCGCAACCAGGACTGA
- the map gene encoding type I methionyl aminopeptidase, whose translation MIEILSPTEISRARETGALVADILQDLKRRAAVGTNLLDINRWAGEMILGAGASSCYIDYEPSFGRGPFGHYICTAVNDAVLHGMPYDYALADGDLLTLDLAVSKGGVAADSAISFIVGDAKPLESITMIDATERALYAGIAAAGPGARIGDISHAIGSVLSEAGYPVNTQFGGHGIGSSMHQDPHVPNTGRPGRGYTLRPGLLLALEPWVMADTAELVTDADGWTLRSATGCLTAHSEHTIAITDDGAEIMTLPTQK comes from the coding sequence ATGATCGAGATCCTGAGCCCCACCGAAATCTCCCGGGCAAGGGAAACCGGAGCCTTGGTCGCTGATATCCTGCAGGACCTGAAGCGCCGGGCGGCAGTGGGTACCAACCTCCTGGACATCAACCGCTGGGCCGGGGAGATGATCCTCGGCGCCGGAGCGTCGTCCTGCTACATCGACTACGAGCCGTCCTTCGGACGCGGGCCGTTCGGCCACTACATCTGCACGGCCGTCAACGACGCCGTGCTGCACGGGATGCCCTACGACTACGCCCTGGCCGACGGCGACCTGCTGACACTCGACCTCGCCGTCTCCAAAGGCGGAGTGGCTGCGGACTCCGCCATCAGCTTTATCGTGGGCGACGCCAAGCCCCTGGAGAGCATCACCATGATCGACGCGACCGAACGAGCCCTGTATGCCGGGATCGCAGCCGCCGGACCCGGAGCCCGCATCGGCGACATCTCCCATGCCATCGGTTCCGTCCTCAGCGAAGCCGGCTACCCGGTCAACACCCAGTTCGGCGGCCACGGCATCGGATCAAGCATGCACCAGGACCCGCACGTTCCCAACACCGGACGGCCCGGCCGCGGGTACACCCTGCGTCCCGGGCTCCTGCTGGCGCTGGAACCATGGGTGATGGCGGACACCGCGGAACTCGTCACCGATGCCGACGGGTGGACGCTCCGCAGCGCCACCGGCTGCCTGACAGCCCACAGCGAGCACACGATCGCCATCACCGATGACGGTGCGGAAATCATGACCCTGCCAACTCAGAAGTAA
- a CDS encoding cyclodeaminase/cyclohydrolase family protein, with amino-acid sequence MADSEAVTTQDSTVEDWTQALAESKGSPGGGAGTGVMLAIAASLTSMVAGYTEPGEQQRKELADVHERAHTLRRTALTLADDDAAASEAFGAAFRLEPGPERDDAIHRASVNAAKASAVLGERAIEAIEDLGWLAANGNPALIADVVVAFGALRAAVAGARTNISFDLATVRSAGATLEQIRDEQPVLWATVQRLNSALERIDELAAGVDHRAAPTDTDAALEAGGTQG; translated from the coding sequence ATGGCTGATTCTGAAGCGGTGACCACGCAGGATTCTACGGTTGAAGACTGGACCCAGGCGCTGGCGGAGTCCAAGGGCTCGCCGGGCGGAGGGGCCGGGACGGGGGTGATGCTTGCCATCGCAGCATCGCTCACGTCCATGGTGGCCGGCTACACCGAACCCGGCGAACAGCAGCGGAAGGAACTGGCGGATGTCCACGAGCGTGCGCACACGCTGCGCAGGACAGCCCTCACACTTGCCGACGACGATGCTGCCGCTTCCGAAGCGTTTGGCGCCGCCTTCCGGCTGGAACCAGGGCCGGAACGCGACGACGCCATCCACCGGGCGTCGGTGAACGCCGCCAAAGCATCGGCCGTGCTGGGTGAACGCGCGATTGAAGCCATTGAGGACCTTGGCTGGCTCGCCGCCAACGGGAACCCGGCACTGATTGCCGATGTGGTGGTGGCTTTCGGTGCCCTGCGGGCGGCGGTGGCAGGGGCGCGCACGAACATCAGTTTCGACCTCGCAACCGTTCGATCCGCCGGCGCCACGCTCGAACAGATCCGCGACGAGCAGCCGGTCCTGTGGGCAACGGTGCAGCGGCTCAACTCGGCGCTCGAAAGGATTGACGAACTGGCGGCCGGAGTGGATCACCGGGCCGCGCCGACAGACACCGATGCTGCGTTGGAGGCCGGCGGCACGCAGGGTTAG
- a CDS encoding alpha/beta fold hydrolase, whose translation MVNPLRPEDLRACLTHPHATIATAAGAVAYADRGTGVPLLAVHGTLGGWDQGLVATEFFRTNGFRIIAPSRPGYLGTPLATGRTPAEQGDALAALLDALGIERVRVFAGSGGGPAAYALAARHPDRVIKLVQVDSVCLPIPPFPLARLFARDPALQFQLWLLRHAATPMVKLMLGRFGNGASRDEAARRAAGITADPVRLAHLEAILLASSGWAHRRDGYDNDSASLRALTPLDLQSIACPTLIMHGTADASVPPENARHAHHQIHGSELYWMQGSHVAFFLEEGDTAPLYALDWLRGNNSG comes from the coding sequence ATGGTGAATCCCCTGCGGCCCGAAGACTTGCGGGCGTGCCTCACCCATCCCCATGCGACCATCGCCACCGCTGCGGGAGCGGTGGCATACGCCGACCGGGGCACGGGTGTGCCGCTCCTTGCTGTTCATGGAACCCTTGGGGGCTGGGACCAGGGACTGGTGGCCACCGAGTTTTTCCGGACCAATGGGTTCCGCATCATCGCGCCAAGCCGTCCGGGCTATCTGGGTACGCCCCTGGCCACAGGACGCACTCCGGCAGAGCAGGGCGATGCGCTCGCAGCACTGCTGGACGCCCTCGGTATCGAAAGGGTCAGGGTGTTCGCTGGGTCCGGCGGCGGCCCGGCGGCCTATGCGCTGGCGGCACGGCATCCGGATCGGGTAATTAAGCTGGTGCAGGTAGACTCAGTCTGCCTTCCGATTCCACCGTTCCCGTTGGCCAGGTTGTTCGCAAGGGATCCGGCCCTCCAGTTTCAGCTCTGGCTGCTCCGGCACGCCGCAACACCCATGGTCAAGTTGATGCTCGGGCGCTTCGGCAATGGAGCTTCCCGGGACGAGGCTGCCCGCCGCGCCGCCGGCATCACCGCTGACCCTGTCCGTTTAGCGCACCTCGAAGCCATCCTTCTGGCCTCTTCCGGTTGGGCCCACCGCCGGGACGGATACGACAATGACTCCGCCTCGTTGAGAGCGTTAACCCCGCTGGACCTTCAGTCGATCGCCTGCCCCACGCTCATCATGCACGGCACCGCGGATGCAAGCGTGCCGCCGGAGAACGCCCGGCACGCACACCATCAGATCCACGGCTCAGAGTTGTACTGGATGCAGGGTTCCCATGTGGCGTTCTTCCTCGAAGAAGGCGATACGGCTCCCTTGTACGCGCTGGACTGGCTGCGGGGCAACAACTCCGGGTAG
- a CDS encoding vWA domain-containing protein, with translation MASHNHSARYGRYTGGPDPLAPPVDLAEALDAVAEDVMAGYSPRHALQEFLRRGGRDREGLDDLARRVQQRRSELLGRHRLDGTLDEVQKLLETAVLEERKQLARDAMMDNNDRAFREMQLQNLPQSTAAAVNELASYDWQSGTAREAYERIKDLLGREVLDQRFAGMKQTLENATDEDKAAVAGMLRDLNELLDKHRRGEDTEADFQEFMAQHGGFFPENPESVEELIDALAKRAAAAQRLLQSMSPEQRDELMRLSAQAFGSPELMAQLDQLDSSLRALRPGEDWTGSERFEGQEGLGLGDGTGVLQDIAELDGLADQLSQSYNGSNLDDLDLDALARQLGQNAAVTARTLAEIERAMQDGGYLRRGSDGDLRLSPQAMRQLGRSLLRDTAKQLSGRQGRRDTRVAGAAGEQTGSSRQWEFGDAEPWDVTRTLTNAISRTVAGGGNPALGLHLTAADIEVSETEARTQAAVVLLVDVSFSMAAEGRWVPMKRTALALHHLISTRFRGDRLELVTFGRYARSMDIGELTALPSRREQGTNLHHGLLLAGRFFRRHPSMQPVLLLVTDGEPTVHLLPDGEAWFCWPSDPETIRVTVAELDRLGRAGTQATFFRLGNDPSLERFVQRMARRVGARVVAPDVGGLGAAVVGEYLRAHFRGRAFDDADWATWDR, from the coding sequence ATGGCCAGCCACAACCACTCCGCCAGGTACGGCCGGTACACGGGCGGTCCGGACCCGCTCGCGCCGCCGGTTGACCTCGCCGAGGCGCTGGACGCCGTCGCCGAGGACGTGATGGCCGGCTACTCGCCGCGGCATGCGCTGCAGGAGTTCCTGCGCCGCGGCGGCCGGGACCGGGAGGGCCTGGATGATCTTGCGCGGCGGGTCCAGCAGCGCCGCAGCGAACTGCTGGGCCGGCACCGGCTGGACGGCACCCTCGACGAGGTGCAGAAGCTCTTGGAGACGGCGGTGCTGGAGGAGCGCAAGCAGCTGGCCCGCGACGCCATGATGGACAACAACGATCGCGCCTTCCGGGAGATGCAGCTGCAGAACCTGCCGCAGTCCACAGCGGCTGCGGTCAACGAACTGGCTTCCTATGACTGGCAGTCGGGCACCGCCCGGGAGGCCTACGAGCGGATCAAGGACCTGCTGGGCCGGGAGGTCCTGGACCAGAGGTTCGCCGGCATGAAGCAGACACTCGAAAACGCCACGGACGAGGACAAGGCAGCCGTGGCCGGGATGCTGCGGGACCTCAATGAACTGTTGGACAAACACCGGCGCGGCGAGGACACGGAGGCGGATTTCCAGGAGTTCATGGCCCAGCACGGGGGCTTCTTTCCGGAGAACCCCGAGTCCGTCGAGGAGCTGATTGACGCCCTCGCCAAGCGTGCGGCCGCTGCCCAACGGCTCCTGCAATCGATGTCTCCCGAGCAGCGTGATGAGCTGATGCGGCTTTCCGCCCAGGCTTTCGGCTCGCCGGAACTGATGGCGCAGCTTGACCAGCTCGACTCAAGCCTGCGGGCCCTCCGGCCGGGCGAGGACTGGACCGGTTCGGAGCGATTCGAGGGCCAGGAAGGCCTGGGGTTGGGCGACGGGACCGGCGTGCTCCAGGACATCGCTGAACTGGACGGACTGGCAGACCAGCTGTCCCAGTCCTACAACGGTTCGAACCTGGATGACCTGGACCTCGATGCCCTCGCCCGCCAGCTCGGGCAGAACGCCGCCGTCACTGCCCGCACCCTGGCCGAAATTGAACGGGCCATGCAGGACGGCGGCTACCTGCGGCGGGGAAGCGACGGGGATCTGCGGCTGTCCCCGCAGGCCATGCGGCAACTGGGCAGGTCCCTGTTGCGGGATACGGCAAAGCAGCTGTCCGGCCGGCAGGGGCGGCGGGACACTCGCGTGGCCGGCGCGGCCGGCGAGCAGACCGGTTCCAGCCGGCAGTGGGAGTTCGGGGACGCCGAGCCCTGGGATGTCACGCGCACCTTGACCAACGCGATCAGCCGCACTGTGGCCGGCGGCGGGAACCCGGCCCTGGGGCTCCACCTCACCGCAGCCGACATCGAAGTCAGCGAAACTGAGGCCCGGACCCAGGCCGCCGTCGTCCTGCTCGTTGACGTGTCCTTCTCCATGGCTGCCGAGGGTCGCTGGGTGCCGATGAAGCGCACCGCGCTGGCCTTGCACCATCTCATCTCCACGCGCTTCCGCGGAGACCGGCTGGAGCTGGTCACGTTCGGGCGTTATGCGCGGTCCATGGACATCGGCGAGCTGACGGCCCTGCCGTCCCGGCGGGAACAGGGAACCAACCTCCATCACGGCCTGCTGCTGGCCGGCCGCTTCTTCCGCCGCCATCCGTCGATGCAGCCTGTCCTCCTGCTGGTGACCGACGGCGAACCCACGGTCCATCTGCTTCCGGACGGCGAGGCCTGGTTCTGCTGGCCCTCCGACCCCGAAACCATCCGGGTCACGGTGGCCGAGCTCGACCGGCTGGGGCGTGCCGGCACGCAGGCCACGTTCTTCCGGCTCGGAAACGACCCCAGCCTGGAACGGTTCGTGCAGCGGATGGCCCGGCGGGTGGGAGCCAGGGTTGTGGCGCCCGACGTCGGAGGCCTGGGCGCTGCGGTGGTGGGGGAGTACCTGCGCGCACATTTCCGCGGCCGGGCATTCGACGACGCCGACTGGGCCACCTGGGACCGCTGA
- a CDS encoding dihydrofolate reductase family protein yields the protein MVDQTGEAPAATLMVDLIISLDGYASAEGWPGWWGLEGPEYLAWLEQEGKKNYTFLLGANTYRLMSSMSQEAAGGRSEFSDNEGASLTGLAAVPKVVFSSALKAPLTWPNSRLVAGDAVEAVAGMKRNGTGPLTTLGSLSLCRSLLTAGLVDRFRLVVFPVITGRTGRERIYDGYPDVSLEMVNSRTFDGRLQLLEYVPTVLDGPPGGGSA from the coding sequence ATGGTTGACCAAACCGGAGAAGCACCAGCAGCAACGCTGATGGTGGATCTGATCATTTCACTGGACGGTTATGCCTCCGCCGAGGGCTGGCCCGGCTGGTGGGGACTGGAAGGCCCGGAATACCTGGCCTGGCTTGAGCAGGAGGGGAAGAAGAACTACACCTTCCTGCTCGGGGCCAACACCTATCGGCTGATGTCCAGCATGTCGCAGGAGGCCGCGGGCGGACGTTCTGAATTCTCCGACAACGAAGGGGCCAGCCTCACTGGCCTGGCTGCCGTCCCCAAGGTTGTCTTCTCCTCCGCCCTGAAGGCTCCTTTGACCTGGCCGAACTCCCGGCTTGTGGCTGGAGACGCGGTGGAGGCGGTCGCTGGGATGAAGCGGAACGGGACCGGCCCGCTGACCACCCTTGGAAGCCTTAGCCTCTGCCGGTCCCTGCTGACGGCCGGCCTGGTGGACAGGTTCCGGCTGGTGGTCTTCCCGGTGATCACGGGCCGGACCGGACGCGAACGGATCTACGACGGATACCCGGACGTCTCACTGGAAATGGTAAATAGCCGGACGTTCGACGGGCGGCTCCAACTGCTCGAATACGTCCCCACCGTGCTGGACGGGCCGCCGGGCGGTGGTTCTGCCTGA
- a CDS encoding MSMEG_4193 family putative phosphomutase: MTAQSTLLLLVRHGETPTTGKVLPGRAPGLHLSERGRAQADRVAERLTGLPVHAIYSSPLERTSETAAPSASRTGLPLHHDDGLIECDVGDWTGAALAELAALPQWQGVQHSPSTFRFPNGESFTQMQARMVGALEVLRAAHPAAVVVCFSHADPIKAAVAHAMGTHLDLFQRIMISPGSVSAVEYVEGRPPAVLMVNSTAEPLSGLRVP, from the coding sequence ATGACTGCTCAGAGCACACTCCTTCTGCTGGTCCGCCATGGGGAGACGCCCACCACCGGGAAGGTGCTGCCTGGCCGCGCGCCGGGACTGCACCTGTCCGAGCGGGGCCGGGCCCAGGCTGACCGGGTCGCCGAACGCCTCACGGGTTTACCCGTCCACGCCATCTACTCGTCGCCGCTGGAGCGCACCAGCGAGACTGCCGCCCCCTCCGCATCCCGCACCGGCCTGCCGCTGCATCACGACGACGGGCTGATCGAATGCGACGTCGGCGACTGGACGGGCGCGGCGCTCGCCGAACTGGCGGCACTGCCGCAATGGCAGGGCGTGCAGCACAGCCCCTCAACGTTCCGCTTTCCCAATGGGGAGAGCTTCACGCAGATGCAGGCGCGGATGGTTGGCGCACTCGAGGTGCTGCGCGCCGCACACCCGGCCGCCGTCGTCGTCTGTTTCTCCCATGCCGACCCCATCAAGGCCGCCGTGGCGCACGCCATGGGAACGCATCTGGACCTGTTCCAGCGGATCATGATCAGCCCTGGTTCAGTGTCGGCCGTCGAGTATGTGGAGGGCCGTCCGCCGGCGGTGCTGATGGTGAATTCGACGGCGGAACCTTTGAGCGGGCTGAGGGTGCCGTGA
- a CDS encoding SCO1664 family protein, with amino-acid sequence MSGRELTLLGEGRVDLVARIPRSSNATFLVRVSDGDDSAQAVYKPESGERPLSDFEPGLYRRERAAYLLSEYLQWGLVPPTVIRDDSPLGVGSLQWFVACDYREHYFVLYEDAPETHSALSRIALFDFVTNNTDRKSGHVLRGHDGRVWGIDHGLCFSADFKLRTVIWDFAGEPVPDALLEDIAPLGEEVPAQVAELLDAAEVRALRRRVQRVLTSGVLPVDPTGMRYPWPLV; translated from the coding sequence GTGTCCGGGCGGGAGCTGACACTGCTGGGCGAAGGTCGTGTGGACCTGGTGGCCCGCATTCCCCGCAGCAGCAACGCCACCTTCCTGGTCCGCGTCTCCGATGGTGACGACTCGGCCCAGGCCGTGTACAAACCGGAGTCCGGGGAACGGCCGTTGTCCGACTTTGAACCCGGGCTGTACCGGCGCGAACGCGCGGCCTACCTGCTCAGCGAATACCTGCAATGGGGCCTCGTGCCGCCCACGGTGATCCGCGATGACTCTCCCCTGGGTGTCGGCTCGCTGCAATGGTTTGTAGCCTGTGATTACCGGGAGCACTATTTCGTCCTGTACGAGGACGCGCCGGAAACGCACAGCGCCCTGTCCCGGATTGCCCTGTTCGACTTCGTTACCAACAACACCGACCGCAAGAGCGGGCACGTGCTGCGGGGCCATGACGGACGCGTGTGGGGCATCGACCACGGGCTGTGCTTTTCGGCAGACTTCAAACTGCGCACGGTCATCTGGGACTTCGCCGGCGAACCGGTCCCGGACGCCCTGCTGGAAGATATTGCCCCGCTTGGAGAAGAGGTTCCTGCCCAAGTGGCGGAGCTGCTGGATGCGGCGGAAGTCCGGGCGCTGCGGCGCCGGGTGCAGCGCGTACTGACCAGCGGCGTGCTGCCGGTTGATCCCACGGGCATGCGTTACCCCTGGCCGCTGGTGTAG